The genomic DNA CGGCAGGTTCAGCTTCGCCGCTTCCCGCATGGCCTTCCTAGCCACCTTGCCCTCAAAGGGCAAGACGGCAAACCGCGCGAACATGGCCTCCACACTTCTTTCCCGCCTTGGGTCAACAACAAACTCTCCGGTGGCGTACTCAACCTGAACGATGGCCGAAGTTACCAGTTGCTCCTCGCTTAGCCTAGCAAGAAAACGATAAGCCTCCGGCTC from Thermus aquaticus includes the following:
- a CDS encoding type II toxin-antitoxin system VapC family toxin, with translation EPEAYRFLARLSEEQLVTSAIVQVEYATGEFVVDPRRERSVEAMFARFAVLPFEGKVARKAMREAAKLNLPKLPNPHKKLFDLMIATTAWAHNRTLLTENIGDFAAFA